The following proteins come from a genomic window of Nostoc sp. TCL26-01:
- a CDS encoding Calx-beta domain-containing protein codes for MIINGTSGVDELYADKDDQVFGFEGDDILDATNGEGNNLLDGGIGSDRLLGNKNDRLKGGAGDDSLYALGVDGFNILEGGDDNDQLFIVEGGNNQLDGGSGRDRLTIIEGSSNNILSGGLGNDFLDVSNGTGNNTLNGNAGDDILIGGLASDKLFGDAGDDFLFGGSKGSQLTGGTGLDRFFLTSAAIPEVPVEVLDFTQNDDKVIVAGIPEVQTFQDLQLEQRGLDTVVKANINNELQELGILRNVQANTLTPEDFDYTSAIFAITNSSATEGNTLTFTITRTGDTETDQNITVSTSITGSDTATNTDFVAKTQTLAFQPGETQKTFTVETTQDDLWEGDETFSVSLSNPTNGGIISSTDGTAKGTINNDDLNPVFAIAPTSATEGNTLTFTITRTGNAQTEQSITVSTSITATDTATNTDFVAKTQTLTFQSGETQKTFTVETNQDDILEGDETFSVSLSNPTNGAIISSTDGTAKGTINNDDNTGVTISQTDGNTKVTEGGTTDSYSVVLASQPTADVIITINSGQQITTDRQKLTFTSANWNVPQNITVIAVDDSLVEGERSDNIQHTATSDDVNYNGILINPIEVSITDNDIPLLQNPNNNIFTIKGESDQVKLQTTLIEHNTNSVDELGVFVVDDANGNINGIAPGAAGYTQAALQRARVIFSTIANNPNGFNSNNLASLLEFTSGDNLRFYLVKNSTTDAVQAGLTPITNVLFANATTTKVTNLGNNAFSIGWESGFGNTNDFQDLVVRIQTTNQNLPLGINLQGRIQGELIDLRGLTPLVKADFVVNREAAYNNFIGFYQVTNEDGGIDTNSDGTADILPGQAGYTQAAIRNRISGIDLTVNNQGTATYTGNFQPGSLLAPFIIVNGRPEAILDSNANNDPAVYFPFLGANTDKVDHIRLLANNVFGFEDLPNGGDQDFNDTIVRVNLSIA; via the coding sequence ATGATTATTAACGGCACTTCCGGCGTAGATGAGTTGTATGCAGATAAAGATGACCAAGTTTTTGGTTTTGAGGGTGATGACATTCTAGATGCTACTAATGGAGAGGGTAATAATTTACTAGACGGTGGCATTGGTAGCGATCGCCTACTGGGCAACAAAAATGATAGGCTCAAAGGCGGAGCTGGTGATGACAGTTTATATGCGCTCGGTGTTGACGGTTTTAATATCCTAGAAGGTGGAGACGATAACGATCAGTTATTTATAGTTGAAGGTGGAAATAACCAACTGGATGGTGGTTCTGGACGCGATCGCCTAACAATTATAGAAGGTAGTAGTAACAATATTCTGTCTGGTGGATTGGGTAATGATTTTCTCGATGTCTCCAATGGTACAGGAAATAACACCCTCAATGGCAATGCAGGCGATGATATTCTGATTGGTGGATTAGCTAGTGATAAATTGTTTGGTGATGCTGGTGATGATTTCCTTTTTGGTGGAAGCAAAGGTAGTCAACTCACCGGAGGAACAGGTTTAGACAGATTTTTTCTGACCAGTGCAGCTATTCCTGAAGTACCTGTTGAGGTATTAGATTTTACTCAAAATGATGATAAAGTCATAGTCGCTGGTATTCCAGAGGTGCAGACGTTCCAAGATTTGCAATTAGAGCAGAGAGGACTGGATACAGTCGTTAAAGCCAACATTAACAATGAGTTGCAGGAATTAGGCATTTTAAGAAATGTCCAAGCTAATACTCTCACACCAGAAGACTTTGACTATACATCTGCGATTTTTGCAATTACTAACTCTTCCGCAACCGAAGGAAACACCCTCACCTTCACCATCACTCGCACAGGAGACACTGAAACCGATCAAAATATCACAGTATCAACATCCATCACAGGATCTGACACAGCCACTAACACCGACTTTGTCGCTAAAACTCAAACCCTCGCCTTCCAGCCAGGAGAAACACAAAAAACCTTTACAGTCGAGACAACTCAAGATGACTTATGGGAAGGAGATGAGACATTTAGCGTCAGTTTGAGCAATCCCACCAATGGAGGAATTATTAGCTCTACAGATGGTACAGCCAAGGGTACTATCAACAATGATGATTTAAATCCAGTATTTGCGATCGCTCCCACTTCCGCAACCGAAGGAAATACCCTCACCTTCACTATCACCCGTACCGGAAATGCTCAAACCGAGCAAAGTATCACAGTATCAACATCCATCACAGCAACCGACACAGCCACTAACACCGACTTTGTAGCTAAAACTCAAACTCTCACCTTCCAGTCAGGAGAAACGCAAAAAACCTTTACAGTCGAGACAAATCAAGATGACATATTGGAAGGAGATGAGACATTTAGTGTCAGTTTGAGCAATCCCACCAATGGGGCAATTATTAGCTCTACAGATGGTACAGCCAAGGGTACTATCAACAATGATGATAATACAGGCGTAACTATTAGCCAAACTGATGGCAATACAAAAGTTACTGAAGGTGGGACAACTGATAGTTACTCTGTTGTACTTGCTAGCCAACCTACAGCTGATGTCATTATTACTATTAATAGCGGTCAGCAAATCACTACTGATCGGCAAAAACTTACCTTTACATCTGCAAATTGGAATGTACCACAAAATATCACAGTAATAGCGGTAGATGATTCATTGGTAGAAGGAGAGCGCAGCGATAATATTCAACATACAGCTACCAGTGATGATGTTAACTATAATGGCATTCTGATCAACCCTATTGAAGTTAGTATCACTGATAACGATATCCCACTGTTACAGAATCCTAATAATAATATTTTCACTATTAAAGGTGAAAGTGATCAAGTCAAACTCCAAACTACTCTTATAGAACACAATACTAATTCCGTTGATGAATTAGGTGTATTTGTTGTAGATGATGCTAACGGCAACATCAATGGTATTGCTCCTGGTGCAGCAGGCTACACTCAAGCCGCACTACAACGAGCTAGAGTAATTTTCTCGACTATAGCCAACAATCCCAACGGCTTTAATTCTAATAATTTAGCAAGTTTACTAGAATTTACTTCTGGTGATAATTTAAGATTTTATCTCGTCAAAAATAGTACAACTGATGCTGTACAAGCAGGTTTAACTCCCATCACAAATGTGTTATTTGCTAATGCGACAACCACAAAAGTCACTAATTTAGGTAATAATGCTTTCTCTATAGGTTGGGAGAGTGGATTTGGTAATACCAATGATTTTCAAGATTTGGTAGTCAGGATTCAGACCACAAATCAAAACTTACCTTTGGGGATAAATTTACAAGGTCGCATACAAGGGGAATTAATTGATTTACGGGGATTAACACCACTAGTAAAAGCTGATTTTGTTGTGAATAGAGAAGCCGCTTACAACAACTTTATTGGCTTCTATCAAGTAACTAATGAAGATGGTGGCATTGATACCAATAGTGATGGTACAGCCGATATTCTTCCTGGACAAGCTGGTTATACTCAAGCTGCCATTCGTAATCGAATTTCTGGGATAGATTTAACAGTAAATAATCAAGGAACTGCAACTTATACTGGTAATTTTCAACCGGGTTCTTTACTTGCACCATTCATCATTGTTAATGGTAGACCAGAGGCGATTCTTGATAGTAATGCCAATAATGATCCCGCAGTTTATTTCCCATTCTTAGGTGCTAACACCGACAAAGTTGACCATATTAGACTATTGGCAAATAACGTCTTTGGTTTTGAAGATTTACCAAATGGCGGTGATCAAGATTTCAACGATACCATTGTGCGAGTCAATCTTAGTATTGCTTAA
- a CDS encoding response regulator transcription factor: protein MDRSATSATAMKEPSMKDHKRLLLIDDDPNLILLVKDYLEFRGYEVITAENGREALEILEHDVPDMIICDVMMPEMDGYTFVEQVRQNERTSWIPVLFLSAKGQSADRVKGLNKGADVYMVKPFEPEELVAQVESSLKQTIRWKEHQAKGGENGSRIQVPFDVQLTPTELKVVQFVARGLANREIAEELNVSQRTVESHVSNMLGKTNLHNRTELARWAIENQMA, encoded by the coding sequence ATGGATCGAAGCGCGACAAGTGCCACTGCTATGAAAGAACCCAGCATGAAAGATCACAAACGACTTCTATTGATTGATGATGACCCTAACCTCATCTTGCTGGTGAAGGATTATTTAGAATTCAGAGGATATGAAGTCATCACTGCGGAAAACGGACGAGAAGCTCTGGAAATACTTGAACACGATGTTCCAGATATGATCATCTGCGACGTGATGATGCCAGAAATGGACGGATATACCTTTGTAGAACAAGTCCGGCAAAACGAACGCACCAGTTGGATTCCAGTTCTTTTCCTTTCCGCAAAAGGACAAAGTGCAGACCGAGTTAAAGGTCTGAACAAAGGTGCGGATGTTTATATGGTCAAACCCTTTGAACCAGAAGAACTCGTAGCCCAAGTAGAATCTTCACTCAAGCAAACTATCCGTTGGAAGGAACACCAAGCCAAAGGCGGGGAAAATGGTTCCCGCATCCAGGTTCCTTTTGATGTGCAGTTAACCCCAACCGAACTGAAGGTAGTACAGTTTGTAGCCAGGGGTTTAGCTAACCGAGAAATCGCTGAAGAATTAAATGTTAGTCAGCGCACTGTAGAAAGCCACGTGTCCAATATGTTGGGCAAAACTAATCTCCACAACCGCACTGAACTAGCGCGGTGGGCGATTGAAAATCAAATGGCTTAA
- the groES gene encoding co-chaperone GroES, with protein MAAVSLSVSTVKPLGDRVFVKVSASEEKTAGGLYLPDTAKEKPQVGEVVALGPGRRNDDGSRQELEVKVGDKVLYSKYAGTDIKLGTEEYVLLSEKDILAVVG; from the coding sequence ATGGCAGCTGTATCTCTAAGCGTATCCACAGTAAAACCTTTAGGCGATCGCGTGTTTGTTAAAGTGAGCGCCTCTGAAGAAAAGACCGCAGGTGGTCTGTATTTGCCCGACACGGCGAAAGAAAAGCCCCAAGTAGGTGAAGTAGTCGCTCTTGGCCCTGGCAGACGTAATGATGACGGTAGCCGTCAAGAATTGGAAGTCAAAGTTGGTGATAAGGTGCTGTACTCCAAGTACGCTGGCACTGACATCAAGCTGGGAACTGAAGAATATGTACTGCTCTCTGAAAAAGATATTTTAGCAGTGGTTGGGTAA
- the groL gene encoding chaperonin GroEL (60 kDa chaperone family; promotes refolding of misfolded polypeptides especially under stressful conditions; forms two stacked rings of heptamers to form a barrel-shaped 14mer; ends can be capped by GroES; misfolded proteins enter the barrel where they are refolded when GroES binds): MAKRIIYNENARRALERGIDILAEAVAVTLGPKGRNVVLEKKFGAPQIVNDGVTIAKEIELEDHIENTGVALIRQAASKTNDAAGDGTTTATVLAHAIVKEGLRNVAAGANAISLKRGIDKATSFLVDRIKEHARPVEDSKAIAQVGSISAGNDDEVGQMIAQAMDKVGKEGVISLEEGKSVTTELEITEGMRFDKGYISPYFATDPERMEAIFDEPFLLLTDKKIALVQDLVPVLEQVARSGRPLVIIAEDIEKEALATLVVNRLRGVLNVAAVKAPGFGDRRKAMLEDIAILTGGQLITEDAGLKLDNTKLESLGKARRVTITKDNTTIVAEGNDVAVKARVEQIRRQIEETESSYDKEKLQERLAKLSGGVAVVKVGAATETEMKDKKLRLEDAINATKAAVEEGIVPGGGTTLAHLAPELDAWANANLKDEELTGALIVARALPAPLKRIAENAGQNGAVIAERVKEKAFNVGYNAATNEFVDLLEAGIVDPAKVTRSALQNAASIAGMVLTTECIVVDKPEPKDGAPAGAGAGGGDFDY, encoded by the coding sequence ATGGCAAAGCGCATTATCTACAACGAAAACGCCCGTCGCGCCCTGGAGCGAGGTATTGACATCCTGGCTGAAGCTGTGGCTGTTACCCTTGGTCCCAAAGGTCGTAACGTAGTACTAGAAAAGAAATTTGGTGCGCCACAAATCGTTAACGATGGTGTCACCATTGCTAAAGAAATCGAATTAGAAGATCATATTGAAAACACTGGCGTGGCTTTGATTCGTCAAGCTGCTTCCAAAACCAACGACGCAGCAGGCGATGGTACAACCACTGCTACCGTTTTGGCTCATGCAATTGTTAAAGAAGGTCTAAGAAACGTAGCAGCAGGCGCTAACGCTATTTCCTTGAAGCGCGGTATTGATAAAGCTACCAGTTTCTTAGTAGATAGAATTAAAGAACACGCTCGCCCTGTAGAAGATTCTAAAGCGATCGCTCAAGTTGGGTCAATTTCTGCTGGTAACGACGATGAAGTCGGTCAGATGATTGCTCAAGCGATGGACAAAGTTGGTAAGGAAGGCGTAATTTCCCTAGAAGAAGGTAAGTCTGTAACTACCGAGTTGGAAATTACTGAAGGGATGCGCTTTGACAAAGGCTATATCTCTCCTTACTTTGCCACCGACCCTGAACGGATGGAAGCGATTTTTGATGAGCCTTTCTTACTATTAACAGATAAGAAAATTGCTCTAGTACAAGACCTAGTACCAGTTCTCGAACAAGTAGCTCGTTCTGGTCGTCCTTTGGTGATTATCGCTGAAGATATCGAAAAAGAAGCTTTAGCAACCCTTGTAGTTAACCGCTTGCGCGGTGTACTGAATGTAGCTGCTGTTAAGGCTCCTGGCTTTGGCGATCGCCGCAAAGCTATGCTAGAAGATATCGCTATCCTCACCGGCGGCCAACTGATTACCGAAGATGCTGGTTTGAAACTGGACAACACCAAGCTAGAAAGTTTGGGTAAAGCTCGTCGCGTCACCATTACCAAGGACAACACCACAATTGTTGCTGAAGGTAACGACGTTGCCGTTAAAGCTCGTGTAGAACAAATTCGTCGTCAAATCGAAGAAACTGAATCTTCCTACGACAAAGAAAAACTGCAAGAGCGTCTAGCAAAACTCTCCGGTGGTGTGGCTGTGGTCAAAGTAGGTGCAGCCACCGAAACCGAAATGAAGGATAAGAAACTCCGCCTAGAAGACGCTATCAACGCTACCAAGGCTGCTGTAGAAGAAGGTATCGTTCCTGGTGGTGGTACAACTCTAGCTCACCTAGCTCCTGAACTCGATGCTTGGGCAAATGCTAACCTCAAGGATGAAGAGTTGACTGGTGCGTTGATTGTCGCTCGTGCATTACCCGCACCTTTAAAGAGAATTGCAGAAAACGCAGGTCAAAATGGTGCTGTGATTGCTGAACGTGTGAAAGAAAAAGCCTTCAACGTCGGCTACAACGCTGCAACCAACGAATTCGTTGACTTGTTAGAAGCTGGTATTGTTGACCCTGCGAAAGTAACTCGTTCTGCACTGCAAAACGCTGCTTCTATCGCTGGGATGGTGTTGACAACCGAATGTATCGTAGTTGACAAGCCAGAACCCAAAGACGGCGCTCCTGCTGGCGCTGGCGCTGGCGGCGGTGACTTCGATTACTAA
- a CDS encoding GNAT family N-acetyltransferase, whose product MPQSSKFEGVDFSQMNPERLTLEMDVSGQGFRSVRGEFVTYWRQGRVLREVNANISQCWILQFEGSLVGYITLLADKLTLEDPILLNEGVKYRTFPAVKIGLLAVDRRTKGVGRQLLEWAIEYVAAEISPMLGVRFMTVDALYDPDVEPPYDASGFYRRIGFRFAAPNEELPPTEPYRTLYLDLKPVIDLLDSQDIDST is encoded by the coding sequence ATGCCTCAAAGCAGTAAGTTCGAGGGAGTTGATTTCTCTCAAATGAACCCTGAGAGATTGACCCTCGAAATGGATGTGTCTGGACAAGGATTTCGCTCTGTTCGTGGCGAATTTGTCACCTATTGGCGGCAGGGGCGAGTTCTTCGAGAAGTCAACGCAAATATTAGTCAGTGCTGGATTCTACAGTTTGAGGGGTCATTGGTCGGGTATATCACGCTGCTTGCAGATAAGCTGACCCTGGAAGATCCAATTCTTCTGAATGAAGGTGTTAAGTACCGAACTTTCCCTGCTGTCAAAATTGGGTTGTTGGCAGTTGATCGCAGAACGAAGGGGGTAGGTCGCCAGCTTCTTGAATGGGCAATTGAATACGTGGCGGCGGAAATCTCCCCAATGCTGGGCGTTCGATTCATGACGGTTGATGCACTCTATGACCCGGATGTTGAGCCTCCCTACGATGCTTCAGGATTTTATCGAAGGATTGGATTTCGATTTGCTGCTCCAAATGAGGAATTACCACCTACAGAGCCATACCGAACGTTGTATCTGGATCTGAAGCCTGTCATTGATCTGTTAGATAGTCAGGATATCGATTCCACATGA
- a CDS encoding DUF433 domain-containing protein, protein MTLAPNEQAAIIRTERGLTIAGTRITLYDVMDYVTEHYPSKFIRAMLDLTDEQVNAALSYIAAHRTDVEAEYQLVLKEAEELRQYYEEQNRERIARIAAKPPKPGTEAIRAKLQARRAKLESQA, encoded by the coding sequence ATGACTCTAGCGCCTAATGAGCAAGCTGCTATCATCCGCACAGAACGAGGACTCACAATTGCGGGAACACGCATCACGCTCTACGACGTGATGGACTACGTGACAGAACACTATCCGTCAAAGTTTATTCGTGCCATGCTTGACCTTACCGATGAGCAGGTGAATGCTGCGCTGTCCTACATTGCGGCACATCGTACGGATGTTGAAGCAGAGTATCAACTTGTTCTCAAAGAAGCCGAGGAATTGCGGCAGTATTATGAGGAGCAGAATCGTGAGCGGATCGCTCGCATTGCTGCCAAACCTCCAAAGCCTGGAACAGAAGCGATTCGAGCCAAGCTTCAAGCAAGAAGAGCCAAGCTTGAATCACAAGCATGA
- a CDS encoding DUF5615 family PIN-like protein, producing the protein MNFLVDHNLRGHSVVLAGSLAASGWLKLIPIRFVLFEEVGLAVTSDDRVVWRYAQDNQMILITANRSMKGKDSLEQVMREENTPTSLPVVTIGNIDRLMAEPDYRERCVDRLVDIVIDIEDYQGARRIFIP; encoded by the coding sequence ATGAATTTTCTGGTTGACCATAATTTACGAGGGCATTCTGTTGTCTTAGCAGGTAGCCTTGCTGCAAGTGGTTGGCTTAAGCTAATCCCGATTCGCTTCGTTCTGTTTGAAGAAGTAGGTTTAGCGGTCACAAGTGATGATCGAGTTGTCTGGCGATATGCCCAGGATAATCAGATGATTCTAATTACTGCTAACCGCAGTATGAAGGGGAAAGACTCTTTGGAACAAGTGATGCGTGAGGAAAATACTCCTACGTCTTTGCCTGTTGTCACAATAGGCAATATTGATCGGCTGATGGCTGAACCAGATTATCGAGAACGTTGTGTTGATCGCTTGGTTGATATAGTGATTGACATCGAAGATTACCAAGGCGCACGGCGGATTTTCATCCCGTGA
- a CDS encoding class I SAM-dependent methyltransferase — protein MSEIDTTPLHTLNPLDRFSDRAENYVKYRPSYPAAAIDIILAGLSSQIVAADVGAGTGISSRLLAERGVKVIAIEPNAAMRGVAASHPLVEFRGGTAEATQLLDNSVDLVTCFQAFHWFSPEPTLQEFHRILKPSGRLAVVWNNRDQEDALTAEYSRIVRQASNNHPAESRMQSVEPLLVSPLFVNIREYSFTYYQELDLAGLIGRAMSVSYLPDTGLAYESAIADLQDLYHQFRNEQGFVYMVYRTSVHIGEAIQQQE, from the coding sequence ATGAGTGAAATTGATACCACACCCCTACACACCCTCAATCCCCTAGATAGATTTTCCGATAGAGCAGAAAATTATGTAAAATATCGACCAAGTTACCCAGCAGCAGCAATTGATATTATTCTTGCAGGTCTATCCTCGCAAATTGTCGCCGCAGATGTTGGTGCTGGTACGGGGATTTCTTCACGACTATTAGCTGAACGTGGTGTTAAAGTGATAGCGATTGAACCTAATGCAGCGATGAGAGGAGTTGCTGCATCACACCCTTTAGTAGAGTTTCGTGGGGGTACAGCAGAAGCTACTCAACTACTCGATAATTCGGTGGATTTAGTCACTTGTTTTCAAGCTTTCCACTGGTTTAGTCCAGAACCAACTTTACAGGAGTTTCACCGCATTCTTAAACCATCGGGACGGTTGGCTGTGGTGTGGAATAATCGAGATCAAGAGGATGCTTTAACTGCTGAATATAGCCGCATAGTTCGCCAAGCATCTAATAACCATCCAGCAGAATCACGAATGCAATCTGTCGAACCGTTATTGGTGAGTCCACTTTTTGTAAATATTCGTGAATATTCGTTTACTTATTACCAAGAATTAGATTTAGCTGGATTGATTGGTCGGGCGATGAGTGTTTCTTACCTTCCCGATACAGGGTTGGCATATGAAAGTGCGATCGCTGATTTACAAGATTTATATCACCAGTTTCGTAATGAGCAAGGTTTTGTTTACATGGTTTATCGCACCAGCGTACATATTGGCGAAGCTATTCAACAACAGGAATAA
- a CDS encoding radical SAM protein, protein MAKLRYQGYCECEPTKLVREKFGNANVYAQNAQSLLTKATGFISAYDFTLNPYRGCQYGCSYCYAAAFSPNSKMQQDWGNWVILKENAATILAKELQKWYKKNPQQPPRIYMSSVTDPYQPLESQYQLTRSLLEMMLDVRNDGYPTPTLVIQTRSPIITRDIDYLQRFQRLRINMSIPTGSESVRRDFEPRSPSIKARLNAIYLIKKNIDAFKGYIPKISITITPLLPTLDTDEIAFIEQLKIADRVVIQDFHPSHNRSLIASTRSAADKIKQKYAWWYDCEQSSYAKFKSQLLAQLVGVEIKEGKDGFGYE, encoded by the coding sequence ATGGCAAAACTACGGTATCAAGGTTACTGCGAATGTGAGCCAACAAAATTAGTCCGAGAAAAATTTGGCAATGCTAATGTTTATGCTCAAAATGCTCAATCATTACTGACAAAAGCTACAGGTTTTATTAGTGCTTATGATTTCACACTAAATCCTTATCGAGGTTGCCAATATGGTTGTAGTTATTGCTATGCTGCGGCGTTTAGTCCCAATAGCAAAATGCAACAGGATTGGGGTAATTGGGTAATTTTAAAAGAAAATGCTGCGACAATATTAGCTAAGGAATTACAAAAATGGTATAAAAAAAATCCACAACAACCACCAAGAATTTATATGAGTAGTGTGACTGATCCTTATCAACCTTTAGAATCTCAGTATCAGTTAACTCGTAGTTTATTAGAGATGATGCTAGATGTGAGAAATGATGGTTATCCTACACCAACTTTGGTGATTCAAACTCGTAGCCCAATTATTACTAGAGATATTGATTATTTACAACGATTTCAGCGATTACGCATTAACATGAGTATCCCTACTGGAAGTGAATCAGTCAGGAGAGATTTTGAACCGCGATCGCCTAGTATTAAAGCTAGATTAAATGCTATTTACCTAATCAAAAAAAATATAGATGCTTTTAAAGGTTATATCCCTAAAATTTCCATTACCATAACACCTCTACTTCCGACTTTAGATACTGATGAAATAGCTTTTATTGAGCAACTAAAAATCGCTGATAGAGTTGTAATTCAAGATTTCCATCCTAGCCATAATCGCTCACTCATCGCCTCTACTCGTTCCGCAGCAGACAAAATCAAACAAAAATATGCTTGGTGGTATGATTGTGAACAATCAAGTTATGCGAAATTTAAAAGTCAATTATTAGCTCAACTTGTAGGTGTAGAAATTAAAGAGGGTAAAGACGGATTTGGTTATGAGTAA
- a CDS encoding photosystem II assembly protein yields the protein MSNPIVNWWRSQQFKLAVSRGDTQKAVQILHDIQKSGARFSWLEKLFRDKLQLERASLEYKREIGNLTEKLTQLSDSAVDNCKLYPNQELINSIYQKFQLIQHDHYLIQSTGIDVEIFDDFESKLVAYLQDEFNKIPVDKLNIKLADAFEDIHNLKIGQDPDYNFSLTPHVYFMKFFLENVYCLYLAWFFIYQDGLLSNKLNILDIAAGPGTVAYSLALFLKSIGESEKSSQDHISYYSLEKQDGFQFRGLQFWRKYIESLITPVNTYFRFVTADLLSSNHEFDNLPQDFFDFIVISHCFFADTSARNQANSVYKSIFTNNLKKQGYVLLIIQDKKLFKFYKTKQEENQDLEKKLVASFIAELGLDLVWYKYLTSRDSRKPCSAMEFAKFAEEKLPKQIYMTPMIQKYSHQKHDANYTLDDYIILAKK from the coding sequence ATGAGTAATCCTATTGTCAATTGGTGGCGTAGTCAGCAATTTAAGTTGGCAGTCAGCCGTGGCGATACACAAAAAGCTGTGCAAATCTTACACGATATTCAAAAATCAGGTGCAAGATTTTCTTGGTTAGAAAAATTGTTTCGAGATAAGCTGCAACTTGAGCGTGCTTCTCTGGAATATAAAAGAGAGATAGGAAATTTAACTGAGAAGTTAACACAGTTATCAGACTCAGCAGTCGATAACTGTAAATTGTATCCTAATCAAGAATTAATTAATTCTATTTACCAAAAATTCCAATTAATTCAGCATGATCATTATCTTATTCAATCTACGGGAATTGATGTAGAGATATTTGATGATTTTGAAAGTAAGTTAGTAGCCTATCTCCAAGATGAATTTAATAAAATCCCCGTAGATAAATTAAATATCAAACTCGCAGATGCTTTTGAGGACATTCATAACTTAAAAATTGGACAAGACCCAGACTATAATTTTAGTTTGACTCCTCATGTCTATTTTATGAAGTTTTTTTTAGAGAATGTATATTGTCTATATTTAGCTTGGTTTTTTATTTATCAGGATGGGTTACTCAGCAATAAACTCAATATTTTAGATATTGCAGCAGGGCCAGGAACCGTTGCTTATTCCTTAGCTTTGTTTCTAAAAAGTATTGGTGAGTCAGAAAAATCATCACAAGATCATATATCTTACTATTCTTTGGAAAAACAAGATGGATTTCAATTTAGAGGACTTCAGTTTTGGCGAAAATATATAGAATCACTAATAACACCAGTGAATACTTATTTTCGTTTTGTTACGGCTGATTTGTTATCATCAAATCATGAATTTGACAATTTACCTCAAGATTTTTTTGATTTTATTGTCATATCTCACTGTTTCTTTGCCGATACATCTGCCAGAAACCAAGCTAATAGTGTTTATAAATCTATATTTACTAATAACCTAAAAAAGCAAGGTTACGTTTTACTAATCATCCAAGATAAAAAATTATTTAAGTTTTATAAAACTAAACAAGAGGAAAATCAAGACCTGGAAAAAAAATTAGTTGCAAGCTTTATTGCTGAATTAGGGCTGGATTTAGTTTGGTATAAATATTTAACTTCTAGAGACTCTAGAAAACCATGTTCGGCAATGGAATTTGCGAAATTTGCAGAAGAGAAACTACCTAAGCAAATATATATGACTCCGATGATTCAGAAATATTCTCATCAGAAACATGATGCCAACTATACATTAGATGATTACATAATTTTGGCTAAAAAGTAA